From a region of the Theobroma cacao cultivar B97-61/B2 chromosome 8, Criollo_cocoa_genome_V2, whole genome shotgun sequence genome:
- the LOC18591745 gene encoding RING-H2 finger protein ATL80 has translation MTRPFRLLGAANSSATSEPPPPPPEQGATVDSDFVVILAALLCALICVLGLIAVARCAWLRRLSGSSASNPADTPRPTPPANKGLKKKILKSLPKATFSAESSAKFSDCAICLAEFEVGDEIRVLPQCGHGFHVACIDMWLGSHSSCPSCRQILVVARCHKCGGLPGPGASTSGTDTEARLKEREDEVNRFLP, from the coding sequence ATGACTCGTCCTTTCAGACTCCTAGGCGCCGCCAACTCCTCGGCAACTAGCGAGCCGCCGCCGCCGCCTCCTGAACAAGGGGCAACCGTCGACTCCGACTTCGTCGTAATCCTTGCAGCTCTCCTCTGCGCCCTTATCTGCGTGCTGGGTCTCATCGCTGTCGCACGCTGCGCCTGGCTTCGCCGACTCTCCGGCAGCTCTGCCTCCAACCCAGCAGATACACCTCGTCCTACGCCTCCTGCCAACAAGGGCCTCAAGAAGAAGATCCTCAAATCCCTCCCCAAGGCCACCTTTTCAGCTGAATCCTCTGCCAAATTCTCCGATTGCGCAATTTGCCTGGCGGAGTTTGAGGTGGGCGATGAAATCCGGGTGCTGCCGCAGTGCGGCCACGGCTTCCACGTGGCCTGCATCGACATGTGGCTGGGGTCCCATTCTTCCTGCCCTTCCTGCCGTCAGATTCTGGTAGTTGCCAGATGCCACAAGTGCGGCGGTTTACCCGGGCCGGGGGCTTCAACCTCGGGAACTGACACTGAGGCCAGATTGAAGGAGCGTGAAGATGAGGTCAATAGGTTCTTGCCCTAG